A region of Asticcacaulis excentricus DNA encodes the following proteins:
- a CDS encoding YodC family protein, with protein MGYMIGDTVQLKSGGPAMTVNNVDLDNYVYCDWFDEHGDRHSDKFKADLLVAATAEAAPNEPTPVASPSL; from the coding sequence ATGGGCTATATGATTGGCGATACGGTTCAGCTCAAATCCGGCGGCCCGGCCATGACCGTCAACAATGTCGATCTCGACAACTATGTCTATTGCGACTGGTTCGACGAACACGGCGACCGCCATTCAGACAAGTTCAAGGCCGATCTGCTGGTCGCCGCTACTGCCGAGGCCGCGCCAAACGAACCGACGCCGGTGGCATCGCCGTCATTGTAA
- a CDS encoding 2'-deoxycytidine 5'-triphosphate deaminase, giving the protein MTVSGILPLQSIRELVDQSAIMSASTLDADQIQPASIDLRLGARAWRVRASYLPRGKRVMDRLPDVVMHEMDLTRGAVFESGCVYIAELQEFLSLPTGVSARANPKSSTGRVDVFVRLLSDFGDLFDDVREGYKGPIYVEIAPQTFSVLARTGTRLNQLRLKTGEVPKLYTADCGVDLMTGDLVGYRARRHAGVIDLDHVDGHNPRDFWEPLYQNKGQLLLDPGEFYILASQTDVVIPVTEAAEMLPIDPSVGEFRVHYAGFFDPGFGTEEAGGIGSKGVLEVRCHETPFLLEHGQTVARLVYEPLVARPEQLYGQGGSHYQKQGLKLSKHFRPW; this is encoded by the coding sequence ATGACTGTTTCCGGTATCCTGCCGCTGCAATCCATCCGTGAACTGGTTGATCAGAGCGCCATTATGAGCGCCTCAACGCTTGATGCCGACCAGATTCAGCCGGCCTCGATCGACCTGCGGCTGGGGGCGAGGGCCTGGCGCGTGCGCGCCTCCTATCTGCCGCGCGGCAAGCGGGTAATGGATCGCCTGCCCGACGTGGTGATGCACGAAATGGACCTGACGCGGGGCGCGGTGTTCGAATCGGGCTGCGTCTATATCGCTGAGTTGCAGGAGTTTTTAAGCCTGCCCACCGGCGTTTCGGCGCGCGCCAACCCCAAAAGCTCGACCGGGCGCGTGGATGTCTTCGTGCGCCTTTTGTCGGATTTCGGCGACCTGTTTGACGATGTGCGCGAAGGCTACAAGGGCCCGATCTATGTCGAAATCGCACCGCAGACCTTTTCGGTGCTGGCCCGCACGGGGACGCGCCTGAACCAGTTGCGCCTCAAGACCGGTGAGGTGCCCAAGCTCTATACGGCCGATTGCGGCGTGGACCTGATGACCGGCGATCTGGTCGGCTATCGGGCGCGGCGTCACGCCGGGGTCATCGACCTCGATCATGTCGATGGCCACAATCCGCGCGACTTCTGGGAGCCGCTTTATCAGAACAAGGGGCAGTTGCTGCTCGATCCGGGCGAATTCTACATCCTTGCCTCGCAAACCGATGTCGTCATCCCGGTGACCGAAGCCGCCGAGATGCTGCCCATCGACCCCAGCGTCGGCGAATTCCGCGTCCACTATGCCGGTTTCTTCGATCCGGGCTTCGGCACCGAAGAGGCGGGCGGCATCGGTTCAAAAGGCGTGCTGGAAGTGCGCTGCCACGAGACGCCCTTCCTGCTGGAACACGGGCAGACCGTGGCGCGTCTGGTCTATGAGCCGCTGGTGGCCAGGCCGGAACAGCTCTATGGACAGGGCGGGTCGCACTACCAGAAGCAGGGGCTGAAACTGTCCAAGCATTTCAGGCCTTGGTAA
- the apaG gene encoding Co2+/Mg2+ efflux protein ApaG, producing the protein MIYTATTDGVTVSVRVQFIPRNDDAIRAHKWLWTYHITIANASNRALQLRTRHWRITDALGRVQTVDGEGVVGETPRIRPGDSYSYASSCPLDTDSGTMGGHYMCVTDEGEWLAIQVPLFSLDAPQTRRVLN; encoded by the coding sequence ATGATCTATACCGCCACCACCGACGGCGTGACTGTCAGCGTCCGCGTTCAGTTCATTCCGCGCAATGATGACGCCATCCGCGCCCACAAATGGCTGTGGACCTACCACATCACCATTGCCAATGCTTCAAACCGCGCCCTTCAGCTCAGGACGCGACACTGGCGCATCACTGATGCGCTGGGCCGCGTGCAAACGGTCGATGGCGAAGGCGTGGTCGGCGAAACCCCGCGCATTCGTCCGGGGGATAGCTACAGCTATGCGTCTAGCTGTCCACTGGATACGGACTCCGGCACCATGGGCGGGCATTATATGTGCGTGACGGATGAGGGCGAATGGCTGGCCATACAGGTGCCGCTGTTCTCGCTGGATGCGCCGCAGACCCGGCGCGTGTTGAATTAG
- a CDS encoding methyl-accepting chemotaxis protein, with protein sequence MTQAALSGLTPVSAETTDTASAHQVIHRISDIAGSVGLELLSVSGNIETVVRRHADQTCALKTLADAAAEVSAQNARLVDLAREAEGRLDQSARDTESRVSQAIGAMEHWVTSAEGQASRITALSSSLASVAQVARSIETIASNTNLLALNATIEAARAGEAGRGFAVVAAEVKALSAQTREASRHIQQTLSALTQEIETLTQISEDNLDMARAVSGQGTGKTSSQDSSLAGIGEAFDQARDTLRAVTEGAGRIEGHSGELREGLGQLASDVAQLDTLLTGGSQRLEKVAMDAEAIMQLTSSAGVENADSATVRKATDAAERIRQMFEAALARGEIAQADLFDADYRPIPGTNPAQVMTRFVALTDRLLPDLQEAILSSDPQIAFCAAVDRNGFLPTHNRKFSQPQRPNDPEWNTAHCRNRRLFNDRVGLRAGQNSGPPLVQAYRRDMGNGEFVMMKDVSAPIIVHGRHWGGFRIGIRL encoded by the coding sequence ATGACGCAAGCCGCCCTGTCTGGCCTGACGCCGGTGTCCGCTGAGACGACGGACACAGCCTCCGCCCATCAGGTCATCCACCGCATCTCGGATATTGCCGGTTCCGTCGGGCTCGAACTTCTCTCGGTGTCGGGCAATATCGAGACGGTGGTACGCCGCCATGCCGATCAGACCTGCGCCCTTAAGACACTGGCCGACGCGGCGGCTGAGGTGTCCGCGCAAAACGCCCGTCTGGTCGATCTGGCCCGTGAGGCCGAGGGTCGGCTGGATCAGTCGGCGCGCGACACCGAAAGCCGCGTCTCACAAGCCATTGGCGCCATGGAACACTGGGTCACCAGCGCTGAGGGGCAGGCCTCGCGCATCACCGCCTTGTCCAGCAGCCTCGCCTCGGTGGCGCAGGTGGCGCGGTCCATCGAAACCATCGCGTCGAACACCAACCTTCTGGCGCTGAACGCCACCATTGAAGCCGCCCGCGCCGGTGAGGCCGGACGCGGCTTTGCGGTCGTTGCCGCCGAGGTCAAGGCCCTGTCGGCGCAGACGCGCGAAGCCTCCCGCCATATCCAGCAAACCCTGTCGGCCCTGACGCAGGAAATCGAAACCCTGACGCAGATCAGCGAGGACAATCTCGACATGGCGCGCGCCGTATCCGGGCAGGGCACCGGCAAAACGTCGTCTCAGGACTCATCTCTGGCCGGTATCGGCGAAGCCTTTGATCAGGCGCGCGACACCCTGCGCGCCGTCACCGAAGGCGCGGGCCGCATTGAGGGCCATTCCGGTGAACTGCGCGAAGGGCTGGGACAATTGGCCTCCGATGTTGCGCAACTGGACACCCTGCTGACCGGCGGTAGCCAGCGCCTTGAAAAGGTGGCGATGGACGCCGAAGCCATCATGCAACTGACCTCATCGGCGGGTGTCGAAAACGCCGACAGCGCCACTGTGCGCAAGGCCACAGACGCCGCTGAGCGCATCCGTCAGATGTTCGAAGCCGCTCTGGCCAGGGGCGAGATCGCTCAGGCCGATCTGTTTGACGCCGATTACCGCCCCATCCCCGGCACAAACCCGGCCCAGGTCATGACGCGCTTTGTGGCCCTGACCGACCGCCTGCTGCCCGATCTTCAGGAAGCCATCCTCAGCAGCGACCCTCAGATTGCCTTCTGTGCCGCGGTGGATCGCAATGGTTTCCTGCCGACACACAACCGCAAATTCTCACAGCCTCAGCGGCCCAACGATCCGGAATGGAATACGGCCCATTGCCGCAATCGCCGCCTGTTCAATGATCGCGTCGGCCTGCGCGCCGGGCAAAACAGCGGCCCGCCTCTGGTGCAGGCCTATCGCCGCGATATGGGCAATGGTGAATTTGTCATGATGAAGGACGTCTCTGCGCCCATAATCGTGCACGGAAGACACTGGGGCGGATTTAGAATCGGTATCCGGCTTTAA
- a CDS encoding bifunctional protein-serine/threonine kinase/phosphatase, which yields MASLPTATRLKAAVGFASHIGRREDNQDFAASCLADDGSHHGLVAALADGVGGRKGGRVAAELSVRSFIDDYLSQTEALSPQKTAGRALESINYWLHRQGQKDENVRGMSCAFTGVVIKGNRLHSFHVGDTRLYRWREGYLGQMTQDHKPEGGEDSPYLTRAIGFEEVVRIDYRIHDIFPHDRLLLCSDGMHAKVPEAQINAILSERLSADDTAQKLVDMAIHNGGDDNATVLIIDIFELPPATVKDLDAAISRLPMREPPEVGETIDDFRLEVMLADGMYSRVFKARDLSATGPLSTVVLKFPKPHNLGAETLARQAFVRETWVASRVQHMWIGSVLQLPPKRQTCLYVAQPFYEGETLEKRLSRKPAIGLSEGIDIATKLAKALGSLHRAGVIHRDVKPDNVILLKDGGLKLVDLGFARLPALDEKTGVLPPGTNNYMAPELFDGQWGDERSDIFALGVTLHRLFTGGTFPYGESEPFTKPTLKRPDLLTHKRHDAPGWLESIILQSLAPNPDERFQDGFEMAFALETGSYGVNPASIRKAARFHPARPWQIATAVLTALVLWLGALQLGLIAGPDVEATKAFLREHGFPELK from the coding sequence ATGGCCAGCCTGCCTACCGCCACCCGTCTCAAGGCCGCCGTCGGGTTCGCCAGCCATATCGGCCGCCGCGAGGACAATCAGGACTTTGCGGCCTCGTGTCTGGCCGATGACGGGTCACATCACGGGCTGGTGGCGGCGCTGGCTGATGGGGTTGGCGGGCGCAAGGGCGGGCGCGTCGCCGCCGAACTGAGCGTGCGTTCCTTCATCGACGACTATCTCAGCCAGACCGAGGCCCTGTCGCCGCAAAAGACCGCCGGGCGCGCGCTGGAAAGCATCAACTACTGGCTCCACCGTCAGGGGCAGAAGGACGAAAACGTCCGCGGCATGAGTTGCGCCTTCACCGGCGTGGTGATCAAGGGCAACCGCCTGCACTCCTTCCACGTCGGCGACACGCGGCTTTACCGCTGGCGCGAGGGCTATCTGGGTCAGATGACGCAGGATCACAAGCCCGAAGGCGGCGAGGATTCGCCCTACCTCACCCGCGCCATCGGCTTCGAAGAGGTGGTGCGCATCGACTATCGCATCCACGACATCTTCCCGCACGACCGGCTGTTGCTGTGTTCCGACGGGATGCACGCCAAGGTGCCGGAAGCCCAGATCAACGCCATCCTGTCCGAACGGCTATCGGCCGATGATACGGCGCAGAAGCTGGTCGATATGGCCATCCACAATGGCGGCGATGACAATGCCACCGTGCTGATCATCGACATTTTCGAACTGCCCCCCGCCACCGTCAAGGACCTTGACGCCGCCATTTCGCGCCTGCCGATGCGCGAACCGCCAGAGGTGGGCGAAACCATAGACGACTTCCGGCTGGAGGTCATGCTGGCCGACGGCATGTACAGCCGCGTGTTCAAGGCGCGCGACCTGTCGGCCACCGGGCCACTTTCGACCGTGGTGCTCAAATTCCCTAAGCCGCACAATCTGGGGGCCGAAACCCTGGCCCGACAGGCCTTTGTGCGCGAAACCTGGGTGGCCAGTCGCGTGCAGCACATGTGGATCGGCTCGGTCCTGCAACTGCCGCCCAAGCGCCAGACCTGCCTCTATGTGGCGCAGCCCTTCTATGAGGGCGAAACGCTGGAAAAACGCCTGTCGCGCAAGCCGGCGATTGGCCTGAGCGAAGGCATCGACATCGCCACCAAGCTGGCCAAGGCGCTGGGCTCGCTGCACCGGGCAGGCGTCATCCATCGTGACGTCAAACCCGATAATGTGATCCTGCTGAAAGATGGCGGGCTGAAACTGGTTGATCTGGGCTTTGCGCGCCTGCCCGCGCTTGACGAAAAGACCGGTGTCCTGCCGCCCGGCACCAATAACTACATGGCCCCGGAACTGTTCGATGGTCAGTGGGGGGATGAGCGCTCGGACATCTTCGCGCTGGGGGTCACCCTGCACCGCCTGTTCACCGGCGGCACCTTCCCCTACGGCGAAAGCGAGCCCTTCACCAAGCCGACGCTGAAACGTCCGGACCTTCTCACCCACAAACGTCATGACGCGCCGGGCTGGCTGGAGAGCATCATTCTTCAGTCTCTGGCCCCCAATCCGGATGAGCGCTTTCAGGACGGGTTTGAAATGGCCTTTGCACTGGAAACCGGCTCTTACGGCGTCAATCCGGCCTCGATCCGTAAGGCCGCGCGCTTCCATCCGGCGCGCCCGTGGCAGATCGCGACGGCAGTCCTGACGGCGCTGGTGCTGTGGCTGGGGGCCCTGCAACTGGGGCTGATCGCCGGGCCGGACGTCGAGGCCACCAAGGCCTTCCTGCGCGAGCATGGGTTTCCGGAGTTGAAATAA
- a CDS encoding thermonuclease family protein, which translates to MLAALAACKPAPSSSPQESKLETGTLSGEAEAIDGDSLRVDGVEVRLEGVDAFEYDQRCGAFACGEAASRQLKRLVAGAEVVCDPQGEDRYGRILAFCAVEGRDLGEAQVRAGLALAYRRYSDRYVAAEETAKRTRTGAWAYEVRAPEDFRHSQ; encoded by the coding sequence ATGCTGGCCGCGCTGGCGGCGTGTAAACCCGCGCCGTCTTCATCGCCGCAAGAGTCCAAACTGGAAACTGGAACGCTTAGCGGCGAGGCCGAGGCCATAGACGGCGATTCCCTGCGCGTGGACGGTGTTGAGGTGCGCCTCGAAGGCGTCGATGCCTTTGAATATGATCAGCGCTGCGGGGCCTTTGCCTGTGGCGAGGCGGCCAGTCGGCAACTGAAACGTCTGGTGGCCGGGGCCGAGGTCGTTTGTGACCCGCAGGGCGAAGACCGGTATGGGCGCATACTGGCCTTTTGCGCCGTCGAAGGCCGCGATCTGGGCGAGGCGCAGGTACGGGCCGGGCTGGCTCTGGCCTATCGCCGCTATTCCGACCGCTATGTCGCCGCCGAAGAGACGGCCAAACGCACCCGCACCGGCGCCTGGGCCTATGAGGTCAGGGCCCCGGAGGATTTCCGGCACAGTCAATAA
- a CDS encoding DUF4175 family protein: MKLQRTKPLSKLNRALFWTHVVMIWEQILPALTPFLLLAGAIAVAAQWGIFAALSPLGHLGVLAAGVVVAALAAVLNLRGFRQPSFTEINTRLALDNGVTPEVLIGLRHKTKQPSLKIGKAKAGMAKGDPLALRYLMLILFGFGYLTQGPVPLSQIASAYMPLHKGAPVVLAQLDASR; encoded by the coding sequence ATGAAGCTGCAACGGACAAAACCCTTATCCAAGCTGAACCGGGCGCTGTTCTGGACGCACGTGGTGATGATCTGGGAGCAGATCCTGCCCGCCCTGACGCCGTTTCTGCTGCTGGCCGGTGCCATTGCCGTGGCCGCGCAATGGGGGATATTTGCGGCCTTGAGCCCGCTGGGGCATCTGGGCGTTCTGGCGGCGGGTGTTGTGGTGGCCGCCCTTGCTGCCGTGCTGAACCTGCGCGGCTTCAGACAGCCGAGCTTTACCGAGATCAATACACGACTGGCGCTCGATAATGGCGTCACACCCGAAGTGCTGATCGGTCTGCGCCACAAGACGAAGCAGCCGTCATTGAAGATCGGCAAGGCCAAGGCCGGTATGGCCAAGGGCGACCCGCTGGCTCTGCGCTATCTGATGCTCATTCTGTTTGGATTCGGCTACCTGACGCAGGGGCCGGTGCCCCTGAGCCAGATCGCCTCGGCCTATATGCCCCTGCACAAGGGCGCGCCGGTCGTGCTGGCGCAACTGGATGCCTCCCGCTGA
- the lysA gene encoding diaminopimelate decarboxylase, with translation MNHFDIRDGEMHAEGVSIRELAERVGTPLYVYSSATFERHFQVFSQALWAQDALQSPKNEAPLIAYATKANSNLAVLQTLAEQGAGADTVSEGEIRKALTAGIPPERIVFSGVGKTDEEMAFALKTGIYQLNVESKPELERLSHVAGSLGVVAPIVIRINPGVGAGGHAKITTGGAKDKFGVSAREAIALYAQAAADPNIAPMGIACHIGSQITDLAPMQAAFSKMKGWVQELRAGGLSVERLDLGGGLGVPYFNMPEPPSPNDFAQMVALTVGHLGVRYTFEPGRLIAANAGILVSRVIHIHEREDSGQKFLVVDAAMNDLIRPAMYDAYHDIRPVTAGQTNETATYDVVGPVCETGDTFTRGRDMPALKAGDLVAFMSAGAYGAVMGSEYNSRPLAPEVLVRDTNWAVVRPRPAYEEMMNREVLPEWLRPHRVKVD, from the coding sequence ATGAACCATTTTGACATCCGTGACGGCGAGATGCACGCCGAGGGCGTATCCATCCGCGAACTGGCTGAGCGCGTCGGCACGCCGCTCTATGTCTATTCGTCCGCCACCTTTGAGCGGCATTTTCAGGTCTTCTCTCAGGCCCTGTGGGCGCAGGACGCCCTGCAAAGCCCCAAGAATGAAGCCCCATTGATCGCCTATGCGACCAAGGCCAACTCCAATCTGGCTGTGCTGCAAACGCTTGCCGAACAGGGGGCCGGGGCCGATACGGTGTCCGAGGGCGAAATCCGCAAGGCCTTGACCGCCGGTATTCCGCCGGAACGCATCGTCTTTTCGGGCGTGGGCAAGACCGACGAAGAAATGGCCTTCGCGCTGAAGACCGGCATCTATCAGCTCAATGTCGAATCGAAGCCCGAACTGGAACGCCTCAGCCACGTGGCGGGGTCTCTGGGCGTGGTGGCCCCGATCGTTATCCGCATCAATCCGGGCGTCGGCGCGGGCGGTCATGCCAAGATCACCACGGGCGGGGCCAAGGACAAGTTCGGCGTGTCGGCCCGCGAAGCCATCGCCCTCTATGCTCAGGCGGCCGCTGATCCGAATATCGCGCCGATGGGTATTGCCTGCCATATCGGCAGCCAGATCACCGACCTTGCCCCCATGCAGGCGGCCTTCTCGAAGATGAAGGGCTGGGTGCAGGAACTGCGCGCCGGTGGCCTGAGCGTTGAGCGCCTCGATCTGGGCGGCGGGCTGGGTGTGCCCTATTTCAATATGCCCGAACCGCCGTCGCCCAACGATTTTGCGCAGATGGTGGCGCTGACGGTCGGCCATCTGGGGGTACGCTATACCTTTGAGCCGGGGCGCCTGATCGCCGCCAATGCCGGGATTCTGGTGTCGCGCGTCATCCATATCCATGAGCGCGAAGATTCGGGTCAGAAGTTCCTGGTCGTCGATGCGGCGATGAACGACCTGATCCGCCCCGCCATGTACGACGCCTATCATGACATCCGCCCGGTGACGGCGGGTCAGACCAACGAAACCGCCACCTACGATGTGGTTGGCCCCGTCTGCGAAACCGGCGACACCTTTACGCGCGGCCGCGACATGCCGGCGCTGAAGGCCGGTGATCTGGTCGCCTTCATGTCGGCCGGAGCCTATGGGGCGGTGATGGGCAGCGAATACAATTCGCGCCCGCTCGCCCCTGAGGTGTTGGTGCGTGACACCAATTGGGCGGTGGTGCGTCCTCGCCCCGCCTATGAGGAGATGATGAACCGTGAGGTCTTGCCGGAATGGTTAAGACCGCATAGGGTAAAGGTGGACTAA
- the argH gene encoding argininosuccinate lyase, whose amino-acid sequence MTDPSQSPNSAGQKMWGGRFSAQPDAIMQAINVSIEVDKRLWAQDIAGSRAHAAMLAKQGIISAEAANEIDAGLQTIIAEIEAGTFPFRAEYEDIHMNVEARLRELIGATAGRLHTARSRNDQVATDFRLWVRDRVDYTIAQLRDLQKALVTRAEDYADALMPGFTHLQPAQPVTFGHHLMAYVEMFGRDATRFEDARKRMNENPLGSAALAGSPFPIDRHMTAQALGFDRPTANSLDGVSDRDFALESLSHAAICAGHLSRLAEEIVIWTTPQFGFIRLSDAFSTGSSIMPQKRNPDAAELVRAKTGRINGALIALTTVMKGLPLAYSKDMQEDKPPVFEAFESLDLALAAMTGMVRDLSANLERMKAAASSGFSTATDLADWLVRTLNMPFRDAHHVTGAAVKLAEGQGVDLSQLSLADLQKLEAGITEDVYSVLTPEASAASRLSYGGTSPVRVREQIQRWKEILV is encoded by the coding sequence ATGACCGATCCTTCGCAATCCCCCAATTCCGCCGGGCAGAAAATGTGGGGTGGACGATTCTCTGCCCAACCTGACGCCATTATGCAAGCCATCAACGTCTCGATCGAGGTTGACAAACGTTTGTGGGCGCAGGACATCGCCGGATCACGCGCCCACGCCGCCATGCTGGCCAAACAGGGCATCATCAGCGCCGAGGCGGCCAACGAGATCGACGCCGGGCTGCAAACCATCATCGCTGAGATCGAAGCCGGGACCTTCCCCTTCCGCGCCGAATACGAAGACATCCATATGAATGTCGAGGCGCGTCTGCGTGAACTGATCGGGGCGACGGCCGGGCGTCTGCACACGGCGCGTTCGCGCAATGATCAGGTGGCGACCGACTTCCGCCTGTGGGTGCGCGACCGCGTGGACTATACGATTGCGCAACTGCGTGACCTGCAAAAGGCGCTGGTGACGCGCGCCGAAGACTATGCCGACGCCCTGATGCCGGGCTTCACCCACCTGCAACCGGCACAGCCCGTGACCTTTGGCCACCACCTGATGGCCTATGTCGAAATGTTCGGTCGCGACGCCACGCGCTTCGAAGACGCGCGCAAGCGTATGAATGAAAACCCGCTGGGCTCCGCCGCTCTGGCCGGGTCGCCCTTTCCGATCGACCGCCACATGACGGCGCAGGCGCTGGGCTTTGACCGCCCGACGGCCAACAGCCTCGACGGCGTCTCCGATCGCGATTTCGCGCTGGAGTCTTTGAGCCACGCCGCGATTTGCGCCGGGCATCTGTCGCGTCTGGCCGAAGAAATCGTCATCTGGACGACGCCGCAGTTCGGTTTCATCCGCTTGTCGGACGCTTTTTCGACCGGTTCCTCGATCATGCCGCAAAAGCGCAATCCCGACGCGGCTGAGCTGGTGCGCGCCAAGACGGGCCGCATCAATGGCGCGCTGATCGCCCTGACCACGGTGATGAAGGGCCTGCCTCTCGCCTATTCCAAGGACATGCAGGAAGACAAGCCGCCGGTGTTTGAGGCCTTTGAATCGCTCGATCTGGCGCTGGCGGCCATGACCGGCATGGTGCGCGACCTGAGCGCCAATCTGGAGCGCATGAAGGCCGCGGCCTCATCGGGCTTTTCGACGGCGACGGACCTGGCCGACTGGCTGGTGCGCACCCTCAACATGCCGTTCCGCGATGCGCACCATGTTACCGGGGCGGCGGTCAAGCTGGCCGAAGGGCAGGGTGTGGACCTTTCGCAACTGTCGCTCGCTGATCTGCAAAAACTGGAGGCGGGGATTACCGAAGACGTATATAGTGTCCTCACGCCCGAAGCCTCGGCGGCTTCGCGCCTGTCCTATGGGGGCACCTCGCCTGTGCGGGTGCGTGAACAGATCCAGCGTTGGAAGGAAATTTTGGTATGA
- a CDS encoding TlpA family protein disulfide reductase codes for MNEPLDENTDTANAEAQAPQTERTRPPRKLKFNLIVAGLLVLIIAVSVAAVVLFRQAETDGTVAAESGPVAEGPLKTYATGALAKLETHAAPRPIEDISFLDGEGKTVKLSDFKGRVVVLNVWATWCAPCKVEMPTLANLQKGYDPQKVLVLPLSIDKAEDKAAVEKELKLSGGLPVYMDSEIQPMSKWGIVGMPTTIILDKNGQEVARLGGEAKWDAPEVKALLDAL; via the coding sequence ATGAATGAGCCTCTGGACGAAAACACGGACACGGCGAACGCCGAAGCGCAGGCCCCGCAGACAGAGCGGACCAGACCGCCGCGCAAGCTGAAATTCAACCTGATCGTCGCGGGCCTGCTGGTCCTGATAATCGCCGTCTCCGTAGCGGCTGTGGTGCTGTTCCGTCAAGCCGAGACTGACGGGACGGTCGCCGCCGAAAGTGGGCCGGTCGCTGAAGGGCCGCTCAAAACCTACGCCACCGGCGCGCTGGCCAAGCTGGAAACCCACGCCGCCCCGCGCCCCATCGAAGACATCAGCTTCCTCGATGGCGAAGGCAAGACGGTCAAGCTGTCGGATTTCAAGGGCCGCGTGGTGGTGCTGAACGTCTGGGCGACGTGGTGCGCGCCGTGTAAAGTTGAGATGCCGACCCTGGCCAATCTGCAAAAGGGCTATGACCCGCAAAAGGTGCTGGTCCTTCCGCTCAGCATCGACAAGGCCGAGGACAAGGCGGCGGTCGAAAAAGAACTGAAGCTCAGCGGCGGCCTGCCCGTCTATATGGACTCCGAAATCCAGCCAATGAGCAAGTGGGGCATTGTCGGCATGCCAACAACGATCATCCTCGATAAAAACGGTCAGGAAGTCGCGCGCCTTGGCGGCGAGGCCAAGTGGGACGCACCGGAGGTCAAGGCGCTGCTCGACGCGCTATAG
- the hisC gene encoding histidinol-phosphate transaminase, translating into MDTVSPPASTPEPKSGIWEIAAYVGGKSKIEGVAEPIKLSSNENALGSSTKAVEAFEAARAKLFRYPDGHAAPLREAVAAYHGLEPDRLIFGNGSDEVFGVLNQAWLEAGDNIVTGEHGFLAYRISAEACQAEVRLAPEPAQRVEIERLLELVDARTKIVYISNPANPTGTWNTPDEIADLRSRLAPHILLVIDEAYAEFADEPTYQSAFGLARNCDNMIVTRTFSKIHGLAGLRVGFGYAPVRVIEALDRIRMPFNINLPAQYAAVASLADQAHLDASRTQVLQWRPRFYQAVRALGYRVDVSQGNFVLIHFADEAQAVRANEHLMRKGFIVRHVANYGLPHCLRVTIGKDHENEGFLAALGAFGG; encoded by the coding sequence ATGGATACCGTTTCGCCCCCCGCTTCTACCCCTGAACCCAAATCCGGTATCTGGGAGATTGCCGCCTATGTCGGGGGCAAGTCGAAGATCGAAGGCGTGGCCGAGCCGATCAAGCTGTCGTCCAATGAAAACGCGCTGGGCAGTTCGACCAAAGCTGTTGAGGCCTTCGAAGCCGCGCGCGCCAAGCTGTTCCGCTATCCCGACGGTCACGCTGCCCCGCTGCGTGAGGCCGTGGCCGCCTATCACGGCCTTGAGCCGGACCGCCTGATCTTTGGCAATGGCTCGGACGAGGTGTTCGGTGTGCTTAATCAGGCTTGGCTGGAGGCCGGAGACAATATCGTTACCGGTGAACACGGCTTCCTTGCCTACCGCATCAGCGCCGAGGCCTGTCAGGCCGAGGTGCGTCTGGCCCCCGAACCCGCTCAGCGCGTCGAAATCGAACGTCTGCTGGAGCTGGTCGATGCGCGCACCAAGATCGTCTATATTTCCAACCCGGCCAATCCAACCGGCACCTGGAACACGCCGGACGAGATCGCCGATCTGCGCAGCCGTCTGGCACCGCACATCCTGCTGGTCATCGACGAAGCCTATGCGGAGTTTGCCGACGAGCCGACCTATCAGAGCGCCTTTGGGCTGGCGCGCAATTGCGACAACATGATCGTCACGCGCACCTTCTCGAAGATTCACGGACTGGCCGGGTTGCGGGTCGGCTTCGGCTACGCCCCGGTGCGGGTGATTGAGGCGCTGGATCGCATCCGGATGCCGTTCAATATCAACCTCCCGGCCCAGTACGCCGCCGTCGCCTCTCTGGCCGATCAGGCGCATCTGGACGCCTCGCGCACGCAGGTACTGCAATGGCGGCCGCGCTTTTATCAGGCGGTGCGGGCGCTGGGCTACCGCGTCGATGTCAGTCAGGGCAATTTCGTCCTGATCCACTTCGCCGACGAAGCGCAGGCCGTGCGTGCCAATGAACACCTGATGCGTAAGGGCTTTATCGTGCGTCATGTCGCCAATTATGGTCTGCCGCACTGCCTGCGCGTCACCATTGGCAAGGATCACGAAAACGAAGGCTTCCTCGCGGCACTGGGCGCGTTCGGGGGATAG